The following coding sequences are from one Peptococcaceae bacterium window:
- a CDS encoding 2-oxo acid dehydrogenase subunit E2 has protein sequence MFEIRMPKMGLTMTTGTVVKWHKKEGDPVKKGEEILDISTEKITNTVEAPADGVLIKIIAPEGTELPIGGLLGLIGSPGEKAGEEISGGIKEAGGGERIKITPAAAKLAREMGVDCTLLAGTGPGGRITREDVEKAAAQVRSVQAPSEGGDKKPVSGEFIPYTGMRKAIGDNMSRSWATAPKVTHHVSVDVSRLLELRKMINEDLDEMSRVSITDLLIKIAAKALEMKPSINVSLEGGSIKLFKDINIGVAVALENGLVVPVVKNAGKKSLLQVSAKVRELAQKARENRLSLEEMSGGTFTITNLGAYGSVDFFTPIINQPESAILGVGRVVQAPAVIEGQVVPRPMMGLSLAFDHRVIDGAPAAEFLAVLIKMIERPLAAIL, from the coding sequence ATGTTTGAGATCAGGATGCCCAAGATGGGACTGACCATGACCACGGGTACTGTGGTTAAATGGCACAAGAAGGAAGGCGATCCAGTAAAAAAAGGCGAGGAGATCCTTGATATTTCCACCGAAAAGATCACCAATACAGTGGAAGCCCCGGCGGATGGGGTTTTAATAAAGATCATCGCGCCGGAAGGGACAGAACTTCCTATCGGCGGTTTGCTCGGCCTGATTGGCTCGCCCGGAGAGAAGGCCGGGGAGGAGATTTCCGGCGGGATAAAGGAAGCGGGAGGCGGCGAAAGGATCAAGATCACTCCTGCCGCCGCAAAGCTGGCCAGGGAAATGGGCGTCGATTGCACACTGCTGGCCGGTACCGGGCCGGGCGGGAGAATAACCAGGGAGGACGTGGAAAAGGCCGCCGCTCAAGTCCGCTCCGTCCAGGCGCCGTCAGAGGGCGGGGATAAAAAGCCGGTTTCCGGCGAGTTCATTCCCTATACGGGCATGCGCAAGGCGATCGGCGACAATATGAGCCGCAGCTGGGCTACGGCTCCCAAGGTAACGCACCATGTTTCGGTTGATGTTTCCAGGCTGCTGGAACTGCGTAAAATGATCAACGAGGACCTTGACGAGATGAGCAGGGTTTCGATCACCGACCTGTTGATAAAAATTGCGGCCAAGGCGCTGGAAATGAAGCCGTCGATCAATGTGTCGCTTGAGGGCGGCAGCATTAAGCTGTTCAAAGATATTAACATCGGGGTGGCTGTGGCCCTGGAGAATGGCCTGGTGGTTCCGGTCGTCAAGAACGCCGGCAAGAAAAGCCTGCTTCAGGTAAGCGCCAAGGTCAGGGAACTGGCGCAAAAAGCCAGGGAAAACAGGCTCAGCCTGGAGGAGATGAGCGGCGGCACCTTTACCATTACCAATCTTGGCGCTTACGGGTCGGTGGACTTTTTCACCCCGATCATCAACCAGCCGGAATCGGCTATCCTGGGAGTAGGAAGGGTAGTGCAGGCTCCGGCGGTTATCGAGGGGCAGGTAGTGCCGCGGCCCATGATGGGGCTTTCGCTTGCTTTCGACCATCGTGTCATTGACGGGGCGCCGGCCGCGGAATTCCTGGCGGTATTGATCAAAATGATTGAAAGACCGCTGGCGGCAAT